Proteins encoded by one window of Ramlibacter tataouinensis:
- a CDS encoding SDR family NAD(P)-dependent oxidoreductase, translated as MQEATLVTGGSSGIGRAICEGLLAQGRTVVNLDYQRPAWSHERLVSFQADLTSEAQTLERAAEIARAFDITALVNNAGATRPGSIDTQTAADLAYVHALTLQATMLLTQAFLPALRASGRGRVVNMASRAALGKTERIAYSAAKAGLVGMTRTMAMELGADGITVNAIAPGPIATELFRQSNPEGAPRTQRILDSIVVKRMGTPEDVARAALFFLAPDNGFITGQVLYVCGGTTLGLAPV; from the coding sequence ATGCAGGAAGCAACCCTGGTCACCGGCGGCAGTTCCGGCATCGGGCGCGCCATCTGCGAAGGCCTGCTGGCGCAGGGCCGCACGGTGGTGAACCTCGACTACCAGCGGCCCGCGTGGTCGCACGAGCGCCTGGTGTCCTTCCAGGCCGACCTCACCAGCGAAGCGCAAACGCTCGAACGCGCAGCCGAGATCGCGCGCGCATTCGACATCACGGCGCTCGTGAACAATGCCGGCGCGACGCGGCCCGGCTCCATCGACACGCAGACGGCCGCCGACCTGGCCTACGTCCATGCGCTGACGCTGCAGGCGACGATGCTGCTCACCCAGGCCTTCCTGCCGGCGCTGCGCGCCAGCGGCCGCGGGCGTGTCGTCAACATGGCGTCGCGGGCGGCGCTCGGCAAGACCGAGCGCATCGCCTACTCGGCCGCCAAGGCGGGGCTCGTCGGCATGACCCGCACCATGGCGATGGAGCTCGGGGCCGACGGCATCACCGTCAACGCCATTGCGCCCGGCCCGATCGCCACGGAGCTGTTCCGCCAGAGCAACCCCGAAGGCGCGCCGCGCACGCAGCGCATCCTGGACAGCATCGTCGTCAAGCGCATGGGCACCCCGGAGGATGTCGCACGCGCGGCGCTGTTTTTCCTCGCTCCGGACAATGGCTTCATCACCGGCCAGGTGCTCTACGTCTGTGGCGGCACCACCCTTGGACTCGCTCCCGTCTGA
- a CDS encoding Bug family tripartite tricarboxylate transporter substrate binding protein, which translates to MTPFHDSRRRFALGGLALAAAAAGLPLTATAQAYPSKLVTVIVPFAAGGTTDILARVIGQALTKELGQSVIVDNRAGAGGNIGSALAAKATADGYTLLMGTVGTHAINQSLYKKLPFDPVKDFAPLTRVAMVPNLLVANPGKPYKNVKELIAYAQANPGKVNFGSSGSGSSIHLSGELFNSMAKVNMIHVPYRGSAPAVTDLLGGQIDIMFDNMPSAIQHVRSGKLRPLAVTTAKRAPELPDVPTIAEAGVPGYEATSWFGMFAPAATPAPIVAQLNAALVKVLADPDVKKKLAEQGAEPYAEKPEQFAEFIRSESAKWSKVVKASGASAD; encoded by the coding sequence ATGACCCCGTTCCACGACTCCCGCCGCCGCTTTGCACTGGGCGGCCTCGCACTCGCCGCTGCCGCCGCAGGCCTGCCCCTGACTGCCACCGCGCAGGCGTACCCGTCCAAGCTGGTGACCGTCATCGTTCCGTTCGCCGCCGGCGGCACCACGGACATCCTGGCACGCGTGATCGGCCAGGCACTGACCAAGGAGCTGGGCCAGTCGGTGATCGTCGACAACCGCGCGGGCGCCGGCGGCAACATCGGTTCGGCCCTCGCGGCCAAGGCGACGGCCGACGGCTATACCCTGCTGATGGGCACGGTGGGCACGCACGCCATCAACCAGAGCCTGTACAAGAAGCTGCCGTTCGACCCCGTCAAGGATTTCGCGCCGCTCACGCGCGTGGCGATGGTGCCGAACCTGCTCGTGGCCAATCCCGGCAAGCCGTACAAGAACGTGAAGGAGCTGATCGCCTACGCGCAGGCCAATCCGGGCAAGGTGAACTTCGGTTCCTCCGGCAGCGGCAGTTCGATCCACCTGTCGGGTGAGCTGTTCAACTCGATGGCGAAGGTCAACATGATCCATGTGCCCTACAGGGGCAGCGCGCCGGCCGTCACCGACCTGCTGGGCGGCCAGATCGACATCATGTTCGACAACATGCCCTCTGCCATCCAGCACGTGCGCAGCGGCAAGCTGCGTCCGCTGGCCGTCACGACGGCCAAGCGCGCCCCCGAACTGCCCGATGTTCCGACGATTGCCGAAGCCGGGGTGCCCGGTTACGAAGCGACTTCCTGGTTCGGCATGTTTGCGCCCGCGGCCACGCCGGCGCCGATCGTCGCCCAGCTCAACGCGGCACTGGTCAAGGTGCTGGCCGATCCGGACGTGAAGAAGAAGCTGGCGGAGCAGGGCGCCGAGCCCTACGCCGAGAAGCCGGAGCAGTTCGCCGAATTCATCCGCAGCGAGTCGGCGAAGTGGAGCAAGGTCGTCAAGGCCTCCGGCGCCAGCGCCGACTAA
- a CDS encoding SWIB/MDM2 domain-containing protein — protein sequence MTQAETPKKNSAFMKALKPSPELAAVIGSEAVPRTEVTKRLWEYIKAHNLQNPSNKRNIICDDKLKAVMGKGEVTMFEMTGLVGKHLHAT from the coding sequence ATGACGCAAGCCGAAACACCCAAGAAGAACTCCGCCTTCATGAAGGCGCTGAAACCGAGCCCTGAGCTGGCTGCCGTGATCGGCTCCGAGGCTGTGCCACGCACCGAAGTCACGAAGCGCCTTTGGGAGTACATCAAGGCCCACAACCTGCAGAACCCTTCCAACAAGCGCAACATCATTTGCGATGACAAGCTCAAGGCCGTGATGGGCAAGGGTGAGGTCACGATGTTCGAGATGACCGGATTGGTGGGCAAGCACCTGCACGCGACCTGA
- a CDS encoding GAF domain-containing protein produces the protein MLLEPMLSRLGGAKTLDEKIQAGLHDVVALHGAEMGNVQFPGSDGRLVIVAARGLGLAFLKTFERVAVGSSTVCGRAARSGKPVFVPDVRVDEDFKPYVDFANSVPFRSVLSFPLVSSAGEFVGMVSAHSAHVLAPTELELRSGETYGRHLADAVVSLAPAPERVMYAERRSAELIKLAR, from the coding sequence ATGCTTCTGGAGCCAATGCTTTCACGCCTGGGTGGCGCCAAGACGCTCGACGAGAAGATCCAGGCAGGGCTTCACGACGTCGTCGCACTGCACGGTGCGGAGATGGGGAACGTGCAGTTTCCAGGGAGCGACGGGCGACTGGTCATCGTCGCCGCCCGCGGGCTCGGGTTGGCATTCCTGAAAACCTTCGAGCGGGTCGCCGTCGGCTCCAGCACAGTCTGCGGTCGTGCTGCCCGCTCGGGCAAGCCGGTGTTCGTTCCCGACGTCCGCGTCGATGAGGATTTCAAGCCGTACGTGGACTTCGCGAACTCGGTCCCATTTCGCTCGGTCCTCTCCTTTCCACTGGTTTCCTCTGCCGGAGAATTTGTCGGCATGGTGTCAGCGCACTCCGCCCACGTCCTTGCGCCAACCGAGCTCGAGCTCAGGTCGGGCGAGACCTACGGGCGGCACTTGGCAGACGCAGTGGTCAGCCTTGCGCCCGCACCTGAACGCGTCATGTACGCCGAGCGTCGCTCGGCCGAATTGATCAAGCTCGCGAGATAG
- a CDS encoding pyridoxal-phosphate-dependent aminotransferase family protein, with product MLNLNFHPAGRHFLQIPGPSPVPDRLQRAMSYPTIDHRGPEFGALGRKVLAGIRTLFKTRHPVVIYPASGTGAWEAALANTLSPGDAVLMYETGHFATLWNKMALRLGLEPEFLGLPGSEGWRRGVQAPMIEERLRADRSHAIKAVCVVHNETSTGVTSDIAAVRRAIDAAGHPALLMVDTISGLASADYRHDEWGVDVSVSGSQKGLMMPPGISFNALSPKAIEASRTARLPKSFWAWDEMLEINKTGYFPYTPNTNLLYALSEALDMLHQEGLEAVFARHQRLGEACRRAVRAWGLEIQCADPAVYSPVLTGVMMPEGVDADAVRQLVYQRFNMSLGAGLGKVKGRMFRIGHLGECNDLTLMATLSGCEMGLRLAGVRLPGSGCAAAMEYLAGTAQRSDRPIAE from the coding sequence GTGCTGAACCTGAACTTCCACCCCGCCGGGCGCCACTTCCTGCAGATCCCGGGGCCGAGCCCGGTGCCCGACCGCCTGCAGCGTGCGATGAGCTACCCGACCATCGACCACCGCGGCCCGGAGTTCGGCGCGCTTGGCCGCAAGGTTCTCGCCGGCATCCGCACCCTCTTCAAGACCCGGCATCCCGTGGTCATCTACCCGGCTTCGGGCACCGGCGCCTGGGAGGCGGCTCTGGCCAACACGCTCAGCCCCGGCGACGCGGTGCTGATGTACGAGACCGGCCACTTCGCCACGCTGTGGAACAAGATGGCCCTGCGCCTGGGCCTGGAGCCCGAGTTCCTGGGCCTGCCGGGCAGCGAGGGCTGGCGCCGCGGCGTGCAGGCCCCCATGATCGAAGAGCGGCTGCGGGCGGACCGCTCGCATGCGATCAAGGCCGTGTGCGTCGTCCACAACGAGACCTCGACCGGCGTGACGTCGGACATCGCCGCCGTTCGCCGCGCGATCGACGCTGCCGGCCACCCGGCGCTGCTGATGGTGGACACCATCTCGGGGCTGGCCTCGGCCGACTACCGCCACGACGAGTGGGGCGTGGACGTCTCGGTCAGCGGCTCGCAGAAGGGCCTGATGATGCCGCCCGGCATCAGCTTCAATGCCCTGTCGCCCAAGGCGATCGAGGCGAGCCGCACGGCCCGGCTGCCGAAATCGTTCTGGGCCTGGGACGAGATGCTGGAGATCAACAAGACGGGGTACTTCCCGTACACGCCCAACACCAACCTGCTGTACGCCCTGTCCGAAGCCCTCGACATGCTGCACCAGGAGGGGCTGGAGGCCGTGTTCGCGCGCCACCAGCGCCTGGGCGAAGCTTGCCGCCGTGCCGTGCGCGCCTGGGGGCTGGAGATCCAGTGCGCCGACCCGGCGGTCTACTCGCCGGTGCTGACCGGGGTGATGATGCCGGAGGGCGTGGATGCCGACGCGGTGCGGCAACTCGTCTACCAGCGCTTCAACATGTCGCTGGGCGCGGGGCTCGGCAAGGTGAAGGGGCGCATGTTCCGGATCGGGCACCTCGGCGAGTGCAACGACCTCACCTTGATGGCGACCCTCTCGGGCTGCGAGATGGGCCTGCGCCTGGCCGGCGTGCGGCTGCCAGGCAGCGGCTGCGCCGCCGCGATGGAATACCTCGCCGGGACGGCCCAGCGGTCCGACCGGCCCATCGCCGAGTAG
- a CDS encoding GntR family transcriptional regulator, producing the protein MATARKSSPRAEREKSVEDIYERIYVAILEHRLQPGTKLGEERMAEIFGVSRARIREVLAKLAHEQIVELYPQRGAYVAKPSIEQARDVFEARRLIEPAVLRRLVDTLTPEKVARLRQHQELEADARRRADKRAVIRLSGEFHTLAAELAGNAALARSVRELCMLTCLTIFLYDAPTAHACRNDEHEKIVDAVAKRDRAKAEKLMLEHLEHIESSLQLDVGNGEVDLAEIFNS; encoded by the coding sequence ATGGCGACTGCGCGCAAGTCCTCCCCCCGTGCGGAGCGGGAAAAATCGGTGGAAGACATCTACGAGCGCATCTATGTCGCCATCCTGGAGCACCGCCTCCAGCCCGGCACCAAGCTCGGCGAAGAGCGCATGGCGGAGATCTTCGGCGTCAGCCGGGCACGCATCCGCGAGGTGCTCGCCAAGCTGGCGCACGAGCAGATCGTCGAGCTGTACCCCCAGCGCGGCGCCTACGTCGCCAAGCCTTCGATCGAGCAGGCGCGCGACGTGTTCGAGGCGCGCCGGCTGATCGAACCGGCGGTCCTGCGGCGGCTGGTGGACACCCTCACCCCGGAGAAGGTCGCACGCCTGCGCCAGCACCAGGAGCTGGAGGCGGACGCGCGCCGCCGGGCCGACAAGCGGGCGGTGATCCGCCTGTCGGGCGAGTTCCACACCCTGGCGGCGGAACTGGCCGGCAACGCGGCGCTGGCCCGCAGCGTGCGCGAGCTCTGCATGCTGACCTGCCTGACCATCTTCCTGTACGACGCGCCGACCGCCCACGCGTGCCGCAACGATGAACACGAGAAGATCGTCGATGCGGTCGCCAAGCGTGATCGCGCCAAGGCCGAGAAGCTCATGCTCGAGCACCTCGAGCACATCGAGAGCAGCCTCCAGCTCGATGTCGGCAACGGCGAGGTCGATCTCGCCGAGATCTTCAACAGCTAG
- a CDS encoding maleate cis-trans isomerase family protein: MSTTRFGILTPSSNTTLEPITGEIVRLLPDATAHFSRFRVTEIGLGAGALGQFDEGPILAAAELLAHAKVDVIGWSGTSAGWLGFERDRQLCERIRSHTGIPATTAVLALNELLQIRGARTLALVTPYTQDVQVRIVENYRALGITVVAERHLDIRDNHSFAGVEPQRLRELIDEVAAQRPEAITTFCTNLRAAPLAARVEADTRIPLLDTVSTTVWGMARLARRSPAGITGWGELFQWA, translated from the coding sequence ATGTCAACAACCCGATTCGGCATCCTGACGCCGTCTTCCAATACGACCCTCGAACCGATCACCGGCGAGATCGTCCGGCTGCTGCCGGATGCCACCGCGCACTTCTCGCGGTTCAGGGTGACGGAGATCGGGTTGGGCGCCGGCGCCCTGGGCCAGTTCGACGAAGGCCCGATCCTGGCCGCGGCCGAACTTCTGGCCCATGCCAAGGTCGACGTGATCGGCTGGAGCGGCACCTCGGCCGGCTGGCTGGGCTTCGAGCGCGACCGGCAGTTGTGCGAGCGGATCCGCTCGCACACCGGCATCCCGGCCACCACGGCCGTGCTGGCCTTGAACGAATTGCTGCAGATCCGCGGCGCGCGAACCCTGGCGCTCGTCACGCCCTACACGCAGGACGTGCAGGTGCGCATCGTCGAGAACTACCGCGCGCTGGGCATCACGGTCGTCGCCGAGCGACACCTGGACATCCGCGACAACCACTCGTTCGCCGGCGTCGAGCCGCAGCGGCTGCGCGAGCTGATCGACGAAGTGGCCGCGCAGCGGCCGGAGGCGATCACCACCTTCTGCACCAACCTGCGCGCCGCGCCGCTGGCCGCGCGCGTGGAAGCCGACACACGCATCCCCCTGCTGGATACGGTGAGCACCACCGTCTGGGGGATGGCACGACTGGCCAGGCGGTCGCCGGCCGGCATCACCGGATGGGGAGAGCTGTTCCAATGGGCCTGA
- the hydA gene encoding dihydropyrimidinase → MADAAFDLVVRNAQVATASDTFDCDIGIRDGRIVQLGQALAAGRDEYDAAGRVVTPGGVDAHCHLDQPMEAPARMADDFRSGSRSAACGGTTTVIPFAAQMKGQSLLAAVDDYHARAEGRAVVDYAFHLIVSDPTPQVLSTELPQLIAQGYTSFKVYMTYDDMKLDDGQILDVLDVARTHGALAMLHAENADCIEWLTRRLEAAGRTAPRYHAHARPMLVEREATHRAIALSQLVDVPILIVHVSGGEAVEQIRWARSHGLSVFAETCPQYLFLTAEDLGIDDSYHGARCVCSPPPRDKRNQQVIWDGLSDGLFTIFSSDHAPFRYDDPQGKKPHGEEVAFRHIPNGIPGLETRLPLLYSEGVLGGRITLQKFVELTSTNPAKAYGLHPRKGTIAIGCDADLVVWDHRDTVVRNADLHHAVDYTPYEGMGLKAWPALTLSRGEVVWDGRDCVAREGRGRFLRCGRPTLLPQRPEGRP, encoded by the coding sequence ATGGCTGATGCGGCCTTCGACCTGGTGGTGCGCAACGCGCAGGTCGCCACGGCGAGCGACACCTTCGATTGCGACATCGGCATCCGCGACGGCCGGATCGTGCAACTGGGGCAGGCACTGGCGGCGGGCCGCGACGAGTACGACGCCGCAGGCAGGGTGGTGACGCCCGGTGGGGTGGATGCCCACTGCCACCTCGACCAGCCGATGGAGGCGCCGGCCCGCATGGCCGACGACTTCCGCTCCGGCAGCCGCTCGGCGGCCTGCGGCGGAACGACCACCGTGATCCCGTTCGCCGCACAGATGAAGGGGCAGTCGCTGCTGGCCGCGGTGGACGACTACCACGCACGTGCCGAGGGGCGCGCGGTGGTGGACTACGCCTTCCACCTGATCGTCAGCGACCCGACGCCGCAGGTGCTGTCCACGGAGTTGCCGCAGCTGATCGCGCAGGGCTACACGTCCTTCAAGGTCTATATGACCTACGACGACATGAAGCTCGACGACGGCCAGATCCTGGACGTGCTGGACGTCGCGCGCACCCACGGCGCCCTGGCCATGCTGCATGCGGAGAACGCCGACTGCATCGAATGGCTGACGCGCCGGCTGGAGGCCGCCGGCCGGACCGCCCCGCGCTACCACGCCCATGCCCGGCCGATGCTGGTCGAGCGCGAGGCGACCCACCGCGCCATCGCCCTGTCGCAGCTGGTGGACGTGCCGATCCTGATCGTCCACGTCTCGGGCGGGGAGGCCGTCGAGCAGATCCGCTGGGCCCGCAGCCACGGCCTCTCGGTGTTCGCCGAGACCTGCCCGCAGTACCTGTTCCTCACCGCGGAGGACCTGGGCATCGACGACAGTTACCACGGCGCGCGCTGCGTCTGCAGCCCGCCGCCGCGCGACAAGCGGAACCAGCAGGTGATCTGGGACGGCTTGTCCGACGGCCTGTTCACGATCTTCTCGTCCGACCACGCGCCGTTCCGCTACGACGATCCGCAGGGCAAGAAGCCGCACGGCGAGGAGGTGGCCTTTCGCCACATTCCCAACGGCATCCCGGGACTGGAGACGCGGCTGCCGCTGCTGTACTCCGAAGGCGTGCTGGGCGGCCGCATCACGCTGCAGAAATTCGTGGAGCTCACCTCGACCAACCCCGCCAAGGCCTACGGCCTGCATCCGCGCAAGGGCACCATCGCCATCGGCTGCGACGCCGACCTGGTGGTCTGGGACCACCGGGACACGGTGGTGCGCAATGCGGACCTGCACCACGCGGTCGACTACACGCCCTACGAGGGCATGGGGCTCAAGGCCTGGCCGGCGCTCACGCTCAGCCGCGGCGAGGTGGTGTGGGACGGCCGCGACTGCGTGGCCCGGGAGGGCCGCGGCCGCTTCCTGCGTTGCGGCCGGCCGACGCTGCTGCCGCAGCGCCCGGAGGGACGGCCATGA
- a CDS encoding aspartate/glutamate racemase family protein, which translates to MKLLLVNPNISTEVSALIEAEARRTAAPDTRITVATAPFGVAYIETRFEALVGAYAAAQVAAQAYAQHDALIVAAFGDPGVGGIRELLPIPVIGLTESALASACLLGQRFSIITISQRIQAWYREVVHSYGLLDRLASMRGLDRQLSIGSVQQDHADRLAQLCDEAVRQDGADVIVLAGAPLAGLARTLRDQLPVPVVDGVSSAVRHAETLVALQPGSHRGGSFETPPVKPHKGLPEAIARILARTGP; encoded by the coding sequence ATGAAGCTGCTGCTGGTCAACCCGAATATCTCGACGGAAGTGAGTGCGCTGATCGAGGCCGAGGCCCGGCGCACGGCGGCGCCGGACACCCGCATCACGGTGGCCACCGCACCGTTCGGGGTCGCCTACATCGAGACCCGCTTCGAGGCGCTGGTGGGGGCGTACGCGGCGGCGCAGGTGGCGGCGCAGGCGTACGCGCAGCACGATGCCCTCATCGTCGCGGCCTTTGGCGACCCCGGCGTGGGCGGCATCCGCGAACTGCTGCCCATCCCGGTGATCGGGCTGACCGAGAGCGCACTGGCCAGCGCCTGCCTGCTGGGCCAGCGGTTCTCCATCATCACCATCTCGCAGCGCATCCAGGCCTGGTACCGCGAGGTCGTGCACTCGTACGGGCTGCTCGATCGCCTGGCCAGCATGCGCGGCCTGGACCGGCAGCTCTCCATCGGGTCGGTGCAGCAGGACCACGCCGACCGGCTGGCGCAGCTGTGCGACGAAGCCGTGCGCCAGGATGGCGCCGACGTGATCGTGCTGGCCGGCGCGCCGCTGGCCGGGCTGGCGCGCACGCTGCGCGACCAGCTCCCGGTGCCGGTGGTGGACGGCGTCTCCAGCGCCGTGCGCCACGCCGAAACGCTCGTCGCCCTGCAGCCCGGATCGCACCGGGGCGGCAGCTTCGAAACCCCGCCGGTCAAGCCTCACAAGGGCCTGCCGGAAGCCATCGCGCGCATCCTCGCGCGCACCGGTCCGTAG
- a CDS encoding TRAP transporter substrate-binding protein: MKASLSRLLACAALGAAALQVPTQVQADDRMKWKAIGQPLATGLIQKNKEQPFFENFAAKTGLPIDIDYKPIDTLGLKDTEQLRVMKAGLFDIVSLRVSQNSRDEPTLLGLDLVGAAPDYATGRKVAQAYFDTIDKRLQKQFNVKLLGVWPFGPQVLFCKKPITRLADIKGMKVRVYDQNLAKFIELVGGTPVPVSFPDTHQSLSLGVVDCAITGPSSANTAGWPEVTTHQMPLGFQMALNGYAMSLKSWNQLKPDQQAKLKAAFDGLTSEIWSYSEELFQDALNCNTGKECKTGKPFKLTNVPVSPADLELVRSAVTKVSLPVWAEVCDKSNPDCSRQWKAIVAPVLGLK; encoded by the coding sequence ATGAAAGCTTCCCTTTCGCGCCTGCTGGCCTGCGCCGCGCTAGGCGCCGCCGCGCTGCAGGTCCCGACCCAGGTCCAGGCCGATGACCGCATGAAGTGGAAGGCCATCGGCCAGCCGCTGGCCACCGGCCTGATCCAGAAGAACAAGGAGCAGCCGTTCTTCGAGAATTTCGCGGCGAAGACAGGCCTGCCGATCGACATCGACTACAAGCCGATCGACACCCTCGGCCTGAAGGACACGGAGCAGCTGCGCGTGATGAAGGCCGGCCTGTTCGACATCGTGTCGCTGCGCGTCTCGCAGAACTCGCGCGACGAGCCCACCCTGCTCGGGCTGGACCTGGTCGGCGCCGCGCCCGACTACGCCACCGGCCGCAAGGTCGCCCAGGCCTACTTCGACACCATCGACAAGCGCTTGCAGAAGCAGTTCAACGTCAAGCTGCTGGGCGTGTGGCCATTCGGGCCGCAAGTGCTGTTCTGCAAGAAGCCGATCACCAGGCTGGCCGACATCAAGGGCATGAAGGTCCGCGTGTACGACCAGAACCTGGCCAAGTTCATCGAGCTGGTGGGCGGCACGCCGGTGCCGGTGTCCTTCCCCGACACCCACCAGTCGCTGTCGCTGGGCGTGGTCGACTGCGCCATCACCGGCCCGAGTTCGGCCAACACGGCCGGCTGGCCGGAGGTGACGACGCACCAGATGCCGCTCGGCTTCCAGATGGCGCTGAACGGCTACGCGATGTCGCTCAAGTCCTGGAACCAGCTCAAGCCGGATCAGCAGGCCAAGCTGAAGGCGGCGTTCGACGGGCTGACCAGCGAGATCTGGTCCTACTCGGAGGAGCTGTTCCAGGACGCGCTGAACTGCAACACCGGCAAGGAATGCAAGACCGGCAAGCCATTCAAGCTGACCAACGTGCCGGTCTCGCCGGCCGACCTGGAGCTGGTGCGCAGCGCCGTCACCAAGGTGTCGCTGCCGGTGTGGGCTGAAGTCTGCGACAAGTCCAATCCCGACTGCTCCAGGCAGTGGAAGGCGATCGTTGCGCCGGTGCTGGGGCTGAAATGA
- a CDS encoding TRAP transporter small permease subunit: protein MKEHIENVLAWIFGAIFLALSVVVAVETLSRKLFSFSLQGADELGGYALAVGSTIAFSLALMGRNHIRVDVFHERLPRALQAFLNWFAVASIAAFGVFMAWVATKVIVDTMQYGSTAQTPWATPLIWPQSVWYAGLVIFALVATGYALRASWLGVQCRIDSLNEDFQPRSAKEELKEELDDLANRQAAEGAPR, encoded by the coding sequence GTGAAAGAACACATCGAGAACGTGCTGGCCTGGATCTTCGGCGCCATCTTCCTGGCGCTGTCCGTCGTGGTGGCGGTGGAAACGCTGTCGCGCAAGCTCTTCAGCTTTTCGCTGCAGGGCGCCGACGAGCTTGGCGGCTACGCGCTGGCCGTCGGATCCACCATCGCCTTCAGCCTGGCCCTGATGGGGCGCAACCACATCCGGGTGGACGTGTTCCACGAGCGGTTGCCGCGTGCGCTGCAGGCGTTCCTGAACTGGTTCGCCGTGGCCAGCATCGCCGCCTTCGGCGTCTTCATGGCCTGGGTGGCGACCAAGGTGATCGTGGACACGATGCAGTACGGCAGCACCGCGCAGACGCCCTGGGCCACCCCGCTGATCTGGCCGCAATCGGTCTGGTATGCGGGTCTGGTGATCTTCGCCCTGGTGGCGACCGGCTACGCCCTGCGGGCGAGCTGGCTGGGGGTGCAGTGCCGGATCGACTCGCTCAACGAGGACTTCCAGCCCAGGAGCGCCAAGGAAGAACTGAAGGAAGAACTGGACGACCTGGCCAACCGGCAGGCGGCCGAAGGAGCCCCGCGATGA
- a CDS encoding TRAP transporter large permease has translation MTLSFFGIAFALMLGMMLIGTPIAVAMALVGIVGGIAAYGIPFMDSIAPVVWGVHNENLLTCIPLFVLLGELLLRSGIADRMYIALSAWLGRLPGGLLHTNIGSCALFAATSGSSVATAATVGTVALPSLQKRGYSMRNSLGSLAAGGTLGILIPPSVNMIVYGSLTNTSIGQLFIAGIIPGILLTAIFMIYIAVSSALSGEVMREAKIPLADKMRTLVHLVPPLVVFGIVMGSLYFGLATTTESAALGVIAALGFVWHSGRLNRELLRNCFISTARVSGMILLIMTAAFILNLAISLTGVADSLTKWVTSLGLSGTGLILVLIVFYLILGMFMDVLSMQVATIPITYPIAVALGVDPIWFGIFIVLMCELGLITPPVGMNLFVVHGIRPDKGGIEDAIWGALPYAVIMIAFTLLLLAVPQLATWLPSHM, from the coding sequence ATGACCCTTTCCTTCTTCGGGATCGCCTTCGCGCTGATGCTGGGCATGATGCTGATCGGCACGCCGATCGCCGTGGCCATGGCGCTGGTGGGCATCGTCGGCGGCATCGCTGCCTATGGCATCCCGTTCATGGACTCGATCGCCCCGGTGGTCTGGGGCGTGCACAACGAGAACCTGCTGACCTGCATTCCGCTGTTCGTGCTGCTGGGCGAGCTGCTGCTGCGCTCGGGCATCGCCGACCGCATGTACATCGCACTGTCGGCCTGGCTCGGGCGGCTGCCCGGCGGGCTGCTGCATACCAACATCGGCAGCTGTGCACTGTTCGCCGCCACCTCGGGCTCCTCGGTCGCGACCGCCGCCACCGTGGGTACCGTGGCACTGCCGTCGTTGCAAAAGCGCGGCTACTCGATGCGCAATTCGCTCGGCTCGCTGGCCGCCGGCGGCACGCTCGGCATCCTGATTCCGCCCAGCGTCAACATGATCGTCTACGGCTCGCTGACCAATACCTCGATCGGGCAGCTGTTCATCGCCGGCATCATTCCCGGAATCCTGCTGACTGCGATCTTCATGATCTACATCGCCGTATCCAGCGCCCTCAGCGGCGAGGTGATGCGCGAAGCGAAGATCCCGCTGGCCGACAAGATGCGCACGCTGGTGCACCTGGTTCCGCCGCTGGTGGTGTTCGGCATCGTCATGGGCAGCCTGTACTTCGGCCTTGCCACCACCACCGAGAGCGCCGCGCTCGGGGTGATTGCGGCGCTGGGCTTCGTCTGGCATTCGGGCCGGCTCAACCGCGAACTGCTGCGCAACTGCTTCATCTCCACCGCCCGCGTCAGCGGCATGATCCTGCTGATCATGACGGCCGCGTTCATCCTGAACCTGGCGATCAGCCTCACGGGCGTGGCCGACTCCCTGACCAAGTGGGTGACCAGCCTGGGCCTGTCGGGCACCGGCCTGATCCTGGTGCTGATCGTCTTCTACCTGATCCTGGGCATGTTCATGGACGTGCTGTCGATGCAGGTGGCCACCATCCCCATCACCTACCCGATCGCCGTCGCATTGGGCGTGGACCCGATCTGGTTCGGCATCTTCATCGTCCTGATGTGCGAGCTGGGGCTGATCACGCCCCCGGTCGGCATGAACCTGTTCGTGGTGCACGGGATCCGGCCGGACAAGGGCGGCATCGAGGATGCCATCTGGGGCGCGCTGCCGTACGCGGTGATCATGATTGCCTTCACGCTGCTGCTGCTGGCCGTGCCGCAGCTGGCGACCTGGCTGCCCAGCCACATGTGA